Proteins from a genomic interval of bacterium YEK0313:
- the lrp_13 gene encoding Leucine-responsive regulatory protein, producing MTTTADVDAFDLRLLDALQADGARTNQQLADLVRLSASQVSRRRQRLEEAGLIRRYRADLDAVRLGFGVTVFIFVSLATHSGLNAKRFGDLVRAMPEVQEAHAMTGDADYLMKLIVRDLKALATLVNEVLLPHESVARVRSSIVLDTLKDDPRLPLSR from the coding sequence ATGACCACGACCGCCGATGTCGATGCATTCGATCTGCGCCTGCTGGACGCGCTCCAGGCGGATGGCGCGCGCACCAACCAGCAGCTCGCCGATCTTGTCCGCCTGTCGGCCTCGCAGGTGTCGCGCCGGCGCCAGCGCCTGGAGGAAGCCGGCCTCATCCGCCGCTACCGCGCCGATCTCGACGCGGTGCGGCTCGGCTTCGGCGTCACCGTCTTCATCTTCGTGTCGCTCGCCACCCATTCCGGCCTCAATGCCAAACGTTTCGGCGATCTCGTGCGCGCCATGCCGGAAGTGCAGGAGGCGCATGCCATGACCGGCGATGCCGACTATCTGATGAAACTGATCGTGCGCGACCTCAAGGCGCTGGCGACGCTGGTCAACGAGGTGCTGCTGCCGCACGAAAGCGTCGCCCGCGTGCGCTCCTCGATCGTTCTGGATACGCTGAAGGACGATCCGCGGCTGCCGCTGTCGCGCTGA